A region of the Channa argus isolate prfri chromosome 14, Channa argus male v1.0, whole genome shotgun sequence genome:
ctttatatatctttataatcttgactttattctgtaaagtgccctgagatgactttgttgtgaattggcgctatataaataaagttgaattgaattgaattaaagtaATATCTTTTCAGTTgttctgtagtttttttaatgtatttatttattgatggcTTTTTGTATTTGGCTTGAAAGGGgcctttttaaaactgttattaaataatttatctagaatctattatatatatatatatagaatctatctatctatagaatctatctatctatatttaGTAACagtctttgtgtatgtttgtacacAAGTTATTGGAAATCATGAACAGCTTGTACCTGTATCATTTTATAtgctattattttattttatagcaaGACCTTGTGGTGGTAATGACACAGAAGAAGTAATTCTGTCAAACTGGTAAAGTCCTCTACAATCTCAATGTTTCCTGAGCTCATGTCACcccaaacacactgacagagcTCAGTACTACTACTGTTAGTCACAATACACATTTTTTCACCAACAGTGCAGtgtagattttatttcatttaaaataatgtaaatttcacaaatgttttgacaaaaaagtaaagaaaacaaatttaaaacaggaaatgtgttttcttttaagttaTTACTTACATAATTGTGTAAGATGTCATTGGCTGAATCTGCTCTGGTCTGGATTTAGGTTGGTATAACATGATACCAACAGGATCTAATCTTGCTCTCTGCCCAAAGTACCATGAGTGTTGAGTGTTAGTGCTCTCACACTGACTGTATTTAATATAAGTGATCTGGTCCTTGTTGCACTCTGCTCTTTTAACAGACATTTGTGTCCAACTGAAAGGACTGAGGTAATATTTGCAGCCATGAACCTTATTTCATTATGATCCACAGTATGACACTCACCTGctgacaaacacactcacacacacacaaacctgaaaGACACTACATAAAGGCTGCTTTACAGGGGTATGTGTTGAAATAATAAGGATTACAAAGGAGAGCCATTTTCACTGCTGTGCAGTACAGCCTGCCCATTAGTCCAGAGTTGCTCTGTTTCACTTGTGGTTGCGTTGCTTCCTTCCACAGGTTGTAGATGTCCTCCACATGACCATGTGAGGTCATCATCTGGTTGTAGATGCATAGGTGGTAAGGTGCTTTGCCTTCCCCTGAGAAAAAGATGTTTTCCTGCGGTGACACACCAATGGCATTGGCGCAAATGCCCATGAACACATCATCTATGTAAATCGAAGCATTCAGGGTCAGCATGGCTTCATAGATTTTGTCAGCGACATCACTGGAGACTACATACCCGGCTCCAGCTGTGTAGTCAGGGTACAATAACCACTGgtacatttcaaaagaaacgTAGTACTTGCTGTCCTTCCTCCGAATGGGTGGTGCCCCTCTGTGCACTCGACCAGTCCAAAAGTCTGTGATGCCTCTGTTGCTCATGTCCTGCAGATAGCTTACCAGGTTGGGCATGTGGACGAATATATCATCATCAGCAGTCATGAGGAAGCGGGCATGTGCGCAGCGGCTGTGCATCCAGCGGAACTGTAGGATTAGCTTCAGGGTCAGGTTGTGGAAAGAGTCTAAAAAGTCTTGTTGAATCAAATCACCGTGAAGACGATCCTCTTGGATGAGCTGTGCCTGCAAGCCAGCACCACTCCTCTTGCTCCACGTGGGCTCCTCCTTCTTGGTCTGAGGAGCTCCCAAAGCGAACACCACTCTGACTGTCACTCCCAGAGTGTTTTGAATGTAGGTCTCATTACCCCACGTGGATCTGATGGCATTTCGTCTCTCAGCGTTCTCTGGAGATGTTTTgacaaagagaaggaggaggacatCCTTGTCTGTGCACTTATCTTCATGGTCGAGCAGGTAGCGGAAGTTGCTGAAACGTCTGGCCTGCTCACGTGGGATGGTGAGGCTCCTATTGATGAAGGTGAAGCTGTTGATCATGTAGCGGTAGGAGTAGGACTTGACATGATTGATGACACTGGTGTCCAGTTCCTCCCAGCAAATCATCACTACTGATAGAACAAGAAAGGAGGTCATCAGCTGCACAAACTGGCGTTTTCGTATTCGGCGGAAAATCACAAACATAGTGGTGAAGCAGCTGGGTTTGTGTGCAGTGTCTGCAGAGGACACAAAAAGCCTGAGGTTGTGGACAGAGTTGTTCTTCCAGTGGGTCAGAGCAGTGCTTCGTGGGTCATTCATCCTAGGTTTCCACTTTCATCAGGAAGTACAGAAGGTGATGGGAGTCACTGGGCCTGCTGGGAAACATTTGTAGAGGCAGACTCATGTctggtggtccaacaattatccactccagaggtcGTAGTgtgacaaaacactgaacatttattgaattccactttccacaattgagctgataaaGTAATTCCACAGAAAACGTCAGCCAATAATTTCCTCAGGACACAGCTCTAAAAATTGCCTAATCAAACATAATTTCCTTGACAACTAGTACGCAAAATTCAAAGTAAACACTTCGAAGGCAATAATGTGACACTTATACATCACTTCTTATTTTACCTAACCTCGGccacagaaagaacaaaaggacaacaaacacagagaaagctCTCGTTGGCTCACACATACCCAGGCCCTAATTGTTCTCAATATTAGAAACAATTACTAGCTAAATATtg
Encoded here:
- the b3gnt5b gene encoding lactosylceramide 1,3-N-acetyl-beta-D-glucosaminyltransferase B; its protein translation is MNDPRSTALTHWKNNSVHNLRLFVSSADTAHKPSCFTTMFVIFRRIRKRQFVQLMTSFLVLSVVMICWEELDTSVINHVKSYSYRYMINSFTFINRSLTIPREQARRFSNFRYLLDHEDKCTDKDVLLLLFVKTSPENAERRNAIRSTWGNETYIQNTLGVTVRVVFALGAPQTKKEEPTWSKRSGAGLQAQLIQEDRLHGDLIQQDFLDSFHNLTLKLILQFRWMHSRCAHARFLMTADDDIFVHMPNLVSYLQDMSNRGITDFWTGRVHRGAPPIRRKDSKYYVSFEMYQWLLYPDYTAGAGYVVSSDVADKIYEAMLTLNASIYIDDVFMGICANAIGVSPQENIFFSGEGKAPYHLCIYNQMMTSHGHVEDIYNLWKEATQPQVKQSNSGLMGRLYCTAVKMALLCNPYYFNTYPCKAAFM